A segment of the Parasphingopyxis algicola genome:
CGGCATGCTAACAACTATGCCGAGCTGGTGATCTGGGACCGACTGTTCGGAACGTATGAGAACCCGAAAGAATGGAATGCCGAGGCCGGTTTCTATGACGGCGCGTCGCTGCGGATTTGGGAGATGCTGACCTTCCGGGATGTGTCCCGGCCAAGGGGCGACACGTCCGGCTCGCCGCCGTCGCGCGGTGCGGTCATATACGGGCTGCTGTTCGGCCTGATATTCGCCGGAACCGCCGGGCTGTTCGGATTGGGCATGGTTGCGGTGGTCGTCGCATAGCCGGGTGAGCGGAGGGTTCGGTGACCGGTGCCCGTGGAGCGGGTGAAGGGAATCGAACCCTCGTCGTCAGCTTGGGAAGCTGCTGCTCTACCATTGAGCTACACCCGCGGTCCGGGGCGCGGTCTTTGGCAAAACGGCTCGCGCTTGTCCATGCTTTGCGTGTCCGCCCGCCGCTGCTAGACAGGCGCCCGCAACAGGGGAGAGCCGAGATGACCGAAGACCCGCAGCCGCGCATGCCGCATCCGATTATCCGCTGGCTGAGCCGGATCGGAATCGTCCTGGGAATTGGCGCACCGGTCGTCGCGATCCTGATGGCGCTGGCGACGGGTGCCGGGCTTCTCGGATGGCAGATGAGTCTCTTTTCGTTGCGCCCGCTCAGCTATGCCGCGATGGCGGGCGGCGGGCTTTCGGTGATCGCCATCGTCGCGCTGCTGATCGGCCGGCATTGGCGGCGCCTGTTATGGCCGGCGCTCGCGCTGATCGTCGCGGCTGGCTTTGTCGGCTATGTGTCCTACAGCTTCGGCAAGGCGGCCACGGTGCCGCCCATTCACGATATCACGACGGATTTGTCGAACCCGCCGACCTTCGAAACCCTGACGCTGCGTGCCGACAATCGCGAGATCGTTCCCGATGGCGGGCGTGCGGACCTGGCGGACCTCGACAATGCCGCCCGTTGGCGGCGCTGGCATGAAGAGGCCTATGGCGACATCCGGCCGACCCTCGTGCCGGTCTCGGTGCCCGATGCGGTCGCGGCGGCCGAACGGCTCGTCGAGGAGCGCGGCTGGGACCTCGCCGTCGCCGATCCCGCAACGGGCCGGGTCGAGGCGACCGACACGGTGTCGATCTACCGGTTCAAGGACGATGTCGTCTTGCGGATTGCGCCCAACCCGAATGGCGCGGGAAGCGTCGTTGATATGCGTTCGGTCAGCCGGGTGGGGGTCAGCGATCTCGGGGTGAACGGCGATCGCGTCCGGGCGTTCCTCGCGGATATCGCGGCGGCGACCGGCGCATAGAAATGCGGGCCGTCAGGCGGCGCGCAGTTCCTCCAGGAAGGCGGCGGTCGCGTCGCGCAGCGCATCGGCCTGTTCGGCGAGGCTTTCGGCGGTCTTGCTGACATCGGCGCTCAAGGTTCCGCTGTTGCGCGCGGCGCCGGCGACGCGCTGAATGTTCTGCTGCACATGGTCGGTGTCCTGTGCCGCCTGGATGCTGTTGTCGCCGATATTCCGCGTCGCTTCGCGCTGCTGCATCACCGCCGAGGCGATCGAGTTCGAGATTTCCGTGATCCCGCCGATCTCGCGCGTCGCCTTGGACATCGCCTCGACCGCCTGTTTCACCGCATCGTCGATCTCGCGCAGCTGACGATCGACATTGTCGGTCGCGTCGGTGGTCTGCTGGGCCAGGGTCTTGACCTCCTGGGCGACGACGCTGAAGCCCCGCCCCGCCTCGCCGGCGCGGGCGGCCTCGATCGTGGCGTTCAGCGCGAGCAGGTTGGTCTGGCCGGCAATCTCCGAGATCAGCGCGACGATCTTGCCGATCCCCTGGGTGCGTTCGATCAGGACCTTCATTGCCGCGTCGCTTTCGCGGGCCGCCTCGGCGACCGTCGTGTTCAGCGACAGCCCGTTGCCGATCTGTTCGGAAATCTCGCTGACCGACGCGTCGAGCTGCTGGACGGCGCTTGCGACCTGCTGGACGGCGTTGTTCGCGCCGGCCGCGCGTTCGGACACCTTGGAGGCATCGGCGCTGGTCTCGCCCGACAGCCGGGCGAGATCGGAGGACGACGT
Coding sequences within it:
- a CDS encoding methyl-accepting chemotaxis protein, with product MVKVATGLGEAIATLDTSSSDLARLSGETSADASKVSERAAGANNAVQQVASAVQQLDASVSEISEQIGNGLSLNTTVAEAARESDAAMKVLIERTQGIGKIVALISEIAGQTNLLALNATIEAARAGEAGRGFSVVAQEVKTLAQQTTDATDNVDRQLREIDDAVKQAVEAMSKATREIGGITEISNSIASAVMQQREATRNIGDNSIQAAQDTDHVQQNIQRVAGAARNSGTLSADVSKTAESLAEQADALRDATAAFLEELRAA
- a CDS encoding DUF1499 domain-containing protein, with amino-acid sequence MTEDPQPRMPHPIIRWLSRIGIVLGIGAPVVAILMALATGAGLLGWQMSLFSLRPLSYAAMAGGGLSVIAIVALLIGRHWRRLLWPALALIVAAGFVGYVSYSFGKAATVPPIHDITTDLSNPPTFETLTLRADNREIVPDGGRADLADLDNAARWRRWHEEAYGDIRPTLVPVSVPDAVAAAERLVEERGWDLAVADPATGRVEATDTVSIYRFKDDVVLRIAPNPNGAGSVVDMRSVSRVGVSDLGVNGDRVRAFLADIAAATGA